A genomic region of Bactrocera dorsalis isolate Fly_Bdor chromosome 3, ASM2337382v1, whole genome shotgun sequence contains the following coding sequences:
- the LOC105221941 gene encoding integrin alpha-PS3 isoform X1, whose product MYLLEFCFVLLCLNIYAIESFNLAPKPNLIIKEPLNAAPGNGSQKPFSSYFGYTILLRDKSIIIGAPQAFNGLDRSGAIYKYDFATKQVKPLKLENVAESTYFNYLRPNTEHQWLGASMDGGSKDEEPLIVCAPLKTATLFDNFLQIKFFSQAYMHGLCYWTNNTMGDDSQDRVWKILSPFSAKSKQDEQDVKDKNRKPLYGNVRFGEFGFSVQLTSENDEVIFGSPGVLNWAGNVIHYNMNTQKPRATIQGPKMASYKGYAVGCGHFNVSDKKQLSYVVTMPNANSETKLGALQIYTAPPSWNKQFPFQLGLTGAQYGEYFGYSLLVEDLNGDGLDDMLIGAPHHTVNSVFEAGAVYMFINLGRGKQLSFKQTLLESPFSRSGHFGTSLGKLGDVNGDDYKDIAIGAPFAGNNGNGAVAIYFGGPNGLDVQPRQILNVSEQLVGSGGMFGHGLSRGGDNNTNDYNLAVGAPNADMVFVYRAYPVVKINATILPKNLIIPTNTTSLKFDICINIQSNSMKIRTQELLLDLSVAAEEKRINVRHCIGKEPFIAGLTPQCLPCNATLIFDDRYIFIPIIMELTYRLKNDGKTQENSEFCSNCAVVDPAWPSMVKAQIQYLHNCKGLVCFVDLRFEGVEIPKNVILGRGSVLPLKYIITNNGEEAYNTQLIIKSSLNVPITKMPAECVGEFEFGWRVECSIAKGRAFKGTAKQELSLDLSNVVGATEVEINATVHSTGKVVTPNVNKSSDKVKLTTTAEIWIAETSTKKIFAGTDEKENIAVSTAFEIQNNGPSPLSFFHLIVDFPIGFSGGQYISNYSAQAYFKDLEYSSLDFNKSAPASPPTLNTTEILYVNQIPVNHTTFITCQSTENSETKMSCALSNFHPANALFSGENITLLLNYEMNWKKAEKLLPSNSQYLAHVAMVNLQTDMPINGNLSIKQHFKGAIFKKDAKRNLFWIYLGAIIGGILLLIGMILLLRKLGFFKRLTKEEMEKNLIEKREKARMKEDLDVCVAEIEDDLSSS is encoded by the exons ATGTACCTCCTTGAGTTCTGCTTTGTATTattgtgtttaaatatatatgccaTAGAGTCATTTAATTTGGCACCAAAACCAAATCTTATAATCAAGGAACCATTAAACGCAGCGCCAGGAAACGGTAGCCAAAAACCGTTTAGTTCCTACTTCGGCTACACGATTTTGCTACGTGACAAGAG cATAATAATCGGCGCACCACAAGCATTTAATGGATTGGATCGAAGCGGTGCGATTTACAAATACGATTTTGCGACTAAGCAAGTGAAACCGCTTAAATTGGAAAATGTTGCAGAGTCTACGTATTTCAATTATCTGCGACCAAATACGGAGCATCAGTGGTTAGGTGCGTCTATGGATGGCGGCAGCAAAGACGAGGAGCCGCTGATTGTATGCGCTCCGCTAAAAACAGCCACTTTGTTCGATAA TTTtctccaaattaaatttttcagccAAGCATACATGCACGGCTTGTGCTATTGGACCAACAATACAATGGGCGATGATTCACAAGATCGAGTCTGGAAAATATTAAGTCCATTTTCCGCTAAAA GTAAGCAGGATGAGCAGGATGTCAAAGATAAAAATCGTAAGCCGCTATACGGCAATGTGAGATTTGGTGAATTCGGTTTCAGCGTCCAATTAACGTCGGAGAATGATGAAGTTATATTCGGATCACCAGGCGTCCTCAATTGGGCAG GAAATGTGATACACTACAATATGAATACCCAAAAGCCCAGAGCGACAATACAAGGGCCAAAAATGGCATCATATAAAGGATATGCCGTGGGTTGTGGGCACTTCAATGTCAGCGATAAGAAGCAGTTGTCATACGTGGTTACTATGCCAAATGCGAACAGTGAAACGAAATTGGGTGCG CTACAAATTTACACTGCACCGCCGAGTTGGAATAAACAATTTCCGTTCCAACTAGGGTTGACCGGCGCACAATATGGCGAGTACTTTGGTTATTCCCTACTGGTGGAGGACCTTAATGGTGACGGCCTCGATGATATGCTCATTGGTGCACCACATCACACAGTTAACAGTGTTTTCGAAGCGGGTGCAGtctatatgtttataaatcTTGGACGGGGAAAGCAG CTGAGTTTCAAGCAAACATTGTTGGAGTCTCCGTTTTCGAGAAGTGGACACTTTGGAACTTCATTGGGTAAACTGGGAGACGTAAATGGTGATGATTATAAAG ACATAGCCATTGGCGCTCCGTTCGCTGGTAATAATGGCAATGGGGCGGTTGCCATCTACTTTGGCGGTCCGAACGGTCTCGATGTCCAACCACGACAAATATTGAACGTGAGCGAGCAATTGGTCGGCAGTGGTGGCATGTTCGGTCACGGTCTCTCCAGAGGTGGTGATAACAATACGAATGATTATAATCTGGCTGTCGGCGCACCAAATGCCGATATGGTGTTTGTTTATCGCGCGTATCCGGTAGTGAAGATTAATGCGACAATACTGCCAAAGAATTTAATAATTCCCACAAATACAACAAGCTTAAAATTCGATATATGCATTAATATCCAAAGTAATTCGATGAAGATTCGAACACAAGAACTGCTACTCGATTTGAGTGTCGCTGCTGAGGAGAAGCGTATAAATGTGAGACATTGCATTGGCAAGGAACCCTTCATAGCGGGTTTAACGCCGCAATGTCTGCCATGTAATGCCACGCTCATATTCGATGaccgttatatatttataccgaTAATTATGGAGCTGACTTACCGCTTGAAAAATGATGGCAAGACACAAGAGAACTCGG aatTTTGCAGTAATTGTGCGGTCGTAGATCCTGCGTGGCCAAGCATGGTGAAAGCTCAAATCCAATATCTACATAATTGTAAGGGTTTGGTTTGTTTCGTCGATCTTCGGTTTGAAGGTGTAGAAATACC TAAGAATGTAATATTGGGCAGAGGCAGCGTATTACCTCTCAAATATATTATAACTAACAATGGCGAGGAGGCCTACAATACCCAACTCATCATAAAATCCTCCTTAAACGTGCCCATCACAAAAATGCCTGCCGAATGTGTTGGAGAATTCGAATTTGGTTGGCGTGTGGAGTGCAGCATTGCGAAGGGACGGGCCTTCAAAGGTACCGCGAAACAAGAGCTCAGCCTTGATCTTAGTAATGTGGTCGGTGCTACTGAAGTGGAGATAAACGCAACTGTTCACAGTACGGGAAAAGTAGTGACTCCTAATGTTAACAAATCGTCTGACAAGGTAAAACTTACCACAACAGCTGAGATTTGGATAGCAGA GACttcaacgaaaaaaatttttgctggAACCGATGAGAAAGAAAATATCGCGGTTTCAACGGCTTTTGAG ATACAAAATAACGGTCCTAGTCCGCTTAGTTTCTTCCACTTAATTGTTGATTTTCCTATTGGATTCAGCGGCGGCCAATATATCAGCAACTACTCAGCGCAAGCTTATTTCAAGGACCTTGAGTATTCGAGCTTAGATTTCAACAAATCTGCACCAGCGTCGCCACCAACATTGAACACTACCGAGATATTATACGTGAATCAAATACCCGTAAATCACACGACTTTTATCACTTGCCAATCGACCGAAAACTCCGAGACGAAAATGTCATGCGCCTTGAGTAATTTTCATCCGGCGAATGCATTGTTCTCTGGCGAGAATATCACATTGTTATTGAACTATGAAATGAACTGGAAAAAGGCTGAGAAACTGCTGCCAAGCAATAGTCAATACTTGGCCCATGTTGCAATGGTGAATTTGCAGACGGATATGCCGATAAATGG TAACTTAAGTATTAAACAGCATTTCAAAGGCGCCATCTTTAAGAAGGATGCTAAAAGAAATCTATTCTGGATATATTTGGGCGCCATAATTGGTGGTATACTTTTGCTTATTGGAATGATATTGCTGCTACGAAAG CTGGGCTTCTTCAAACGTTTGACAAAGGAAGAAATGGAGAAGAATTTGATTGAAAAGCGTGAAAAAGCGCGCATGAAGGAGGATCTCGATGTGTGTGTGGCCGAAATAGAGGATGATTTAAGCAGTTCTTAG
- the LOC105221941 gene encoding integrin alpha-PS3 isoform X2 — MYLLEFCFVLLCLNIYAIESFNLAPKPNLIIKEPLNAAPGNGSQKPFSSYFGYTILLRDKSIIIGAPQAFNGLDRSGAIYKYDFATKQVKPLKLENVAESTYFNYLRPNTEHQWLGASMDGGSKDEEPLIVCAPLKTATLFDNQAYMHGLCYWTNNTMGDDSQDRVWKILSPFSAKSKQDEQDVKDKNRKPLYGNVRFGEFGFSVQLTSENDEVIFGSPGVLNWAGNVIHYNMNTQKPRATIQGPKMASYKGYAVGCGHFNVSDKKQLSYVVTMPNANSETKLGALQIYTAPPSWNKQFPFQLGLTGAQYGEYFGYSLLVEDLNGDGLDDMLIGAPHHTVNSVFEAGAVYMFINLGRGKQLSFKQTLLESPFSRSGHFGTSLGKLGDVNGDDYKDIAIGAPFAGNNGNGAVAIYFGGPNGLDVQPRQILNVSEQLVGSGGMFGHGLSRGGDNNTNDYNLAVGAPNADMVFVYRAYPVVKINATILPKNLIIPTNTTSLKFDICINIQSNSMKIRTQELLLDLSVAAEEKRINVRHCIGKEPFIAGLTPQCLPCNATLIFDDRYIFIPIIMELTYRLKNDGKTQENSEFCSNCAVVDPAWPSMVKAQIQYLHNCKGLVCFVDLRFEGVEIPKNVILGRGSVLPLKYIITNNGEEAYNTQLIIKSSLNVPITKMPAECVGEFEFGWRVECSIAKGRAFKGTAKQELSLDLSNVVGATEVEINATVHSTGKVVTPNVNKSSDKVKLTTTAEIWIAETSTKKIFAGTDEKENIAVSTAFEIQNNGPSPLSFFHLIVDFPIGFSGGQYISNYSAQAYFKDLEYSSLDFNKSAPASPPTLNTTEILYVNQIPVNHTTFITCQSTENSETKMSCALSNFHPANALFSGENITLLLNYEMNWKKAEKLLPSNSQYLAHVAMVNLQTDMPINGNLSIKQHFKGAIFKKDAKRNLFWIYLGAIIGGILLLIGMILLLRKLGFFKRLTKEEMEKNLIEKREKARMKEDLDVCVAEIEDDLSSS, encoded by the exons ATGTACCTCCTTGAGTTCTGCTTTGTATTattgtgtttaaatatatatgccaTAGAGTCATTTAATTTGGCACCAAAACCAAATCTTATAATCAAGGAACCATTAAACGCAGCGCCAGGAAACGGTAGCCAAAAACCGTTTAGTTCCTACTTCGGCTACACGATTTTGCTACGTGACAAGAG cATAATAATCGGCGCACCACAAGCATTTAATGGATTGGATCGAAGCGGTGCGATTTACAAATACGATTTTGCGACTAAGCAAGTGAAACCGCTTAAATTGGAAAATGTTGCAGAGTCTACGTATTTCAATTATCTGCGACCAAATACGGAGCATCAGTGGTTAGGTGCGTCTATGGATGGCGGCAGCAAAGACGAGGAGCCGCTGATTGTATGCGCTCCGCTAAAAACAGCCACTTTGTTCGATAA ccAAGCATACATGCACGGCTTGTGCTATTGGACCAACAATACAATGGGCGATGATTCACAAGATCGAGTCTGGAAAATATTAAGTCCATTTTCCGCTAAAA GTAAGCAGGATGAGCAGGATGTCAAAGATAAAAATCGTAAGCCGCTATACGGCAATGTGAGATTTGGTGAATTCGGTTTCAGCGTCCAATTAACGTCGGAGAATGATGAAGTTATATTCGGATCACCAGGCGTCCTCAATTGGGCAG GAAATGTGATACACTACAATATGAATACCCAAAAGCCCAGAGCGACAATACAAGGGCCAAAAATGGCATCATATAAAGGATATGCCGTGGGTTGTGGGCACTTCAATGTCAGCGATAAGAAGCAGTTGTCATACGTGGTTACTATGCCAAATGCGAACAGTGAAACGAAATTGGGTGCG CTACAAATTTACACTGCACCGCCGAGTTGGAATAAACAATTTCCGTTCCAACTAGGGTTGACCGGCGCACAATATGGCGAGTACTTTGGTTATTCCCTACTGGTGGAGGACCTTAATGGTGACGGCCTCGATGATATGCTCATTGGTGCACCACATCACACAGTTAACAGTGTTTTCGAAGCGGGTGCAGtctatatgtttataaatcTTGGACGGGGAAAGCAG CTGAGTTTCAAGCAAACATTGTTGGAGTCTCCGTTTTCGAGAAGTGGACACTTTGGAACTTCATTGGGTAAACTGGGAGACGTAAATGGTGATGATTATAAAG ACATAGCCATTGGCGCTCCGTTCGCTGGTAATAATGGCAATGGGGCGGTTGCCATCTACTTTGGCGGTCCGAACGGTCTCGATGTCCAACCACGACAAATATTGAACGTGAGCGAGCAATTGGTCGGCAGTGGTGGCATGTTCGGTCACGGTCTCTCCAGAGGTGGTGATAACAATACGAATGATTATAATCTGGCTGTCGGCGCACCAAATGCCGATATGGTGTTTGTTTATCGCGCGTATCCGGTAGTGAAGATTAATGCGACAATACTGCCAAAGAATTTAATAATTCCCACAAATACAACAAGCTTAAAATTCGATATATGCATTAATATCCAAAGTAATTCGATGAAGATTCGAACACAAGAACTGCTACTCGATTTGAGTGTCGCTGCTGAGGAGAAGCGTATAAATGTGAGACATTGCATTGGCAAGGAACCCTTCATAGCGGGTTTAACGCCGCAATGTCTGCCATGTAATGCCACGCTCATATTCGATGaccgttatatatttataccgaTAATTATGGAGCTGACTTACCGCTTGAAAAATGATGGCAAGACACAAGAGAACTCGG aatTTTGCAGTAATTGTGCGGTCGTAGATCCTGCGTGGCCAAGCATGGTGAAAGCTCAAATCCAATATCTACATAATTGTAAGGGTTTGGTTTGTTTCGTCGATCTTCGGTTTGAAGGTGTAGAAATACC TAAGAATGTAATATTGGGCAGAGGCAGCGTATTACCTCTCAAATATATTATAACTAACAATGGCGAGGAGGCCTACAATACCCAACTCATCATAAAATCCTCCTTAAACGTGCCCATCACAAAAATGCCTGCCGAATGTGTTGGAGAATTCGAATTTGGTTGGCGTGTGGAGTGCAGCATTGCGAAGGGACGGGCCTTCAAAGGTACCGCGAAACAAGAGCTCAGCCTTGATCTTAGTAATGTGGTCGGTGCTACTGAAGTGGAGATAAACGCAACTGTTCACAGTACGGGAAAAGTAGTGACTCCTAATGTTAACAAATCGTCTGACAAGGTAAAACTTACCACAACAGCTGAGATTTGGATAGCAGA GACttcaacgaaaaaaatttttgctggAACCGATGAGAAAGAAAATATCGCGGTTTCAACGGCTTTTGAG ATACAAAATAACGGTCCTAGTCCGCTTAGTTTCTTCCACTTAATTGTTGATTTTCCTATTGGATTCAGCGGCGGCCAATATATCAGCAACTACTCAGCGCAAGCTTATTTCAAGGACCTTGAGTATTCGAGCTTAGATTTCAACAAATCTGCACCAGCGTCGCCACCAACATTGAACACTACCGAGATATTATACGTGAATCAAATACCCGTAAATCACACGACTTTTATCACTTGCCAATCGACCGAAAACTCCGAGACGAAAATGTCATGCGCCTTGAGTAATTTTCATCCGGCGAATGCATTGTTCTCTGGCGAGAATATCACATTGTTATTGAACTATGAAATGAACTGGAAAAAGGCTGAGAAACTGCTGCCAAGCAATAGTCAATACTTGGCCCATGTTGCAATGGTGAATTTGCAGACGGATATGCCGATAAATGG TAACTTAAGTATTAAACAGCATTTCAAAGGCGCCATCTTTAAGAAGGATGCTAAAAGAAATCTATTCTGGATATATTTGGGCGCCATAATTGGTGGTATACTTTTGCTTATTGGAATGATATTGCTGCTACGAAAG CTGGGCTTCTTCAAACGTTTGACAAAGGAAGAAATGGAGAAGAATTTGATTGAAAAGCGTGAAAAAGCGCGCATGAAGGAGGATCTCGATGTGTGTGTGGCCGAAATAGAGGATGATTTAAGCAGTTCTTAG